Within the Montipora foliosa isolate CH-2021 chromosome 11, ASM3666993v2, whole genome shotgun sequence genome, the region ACCCCCACACCTAGGACACGATAATTGTTCAGTGTTCTTGTTAATGTTCTCCCTTCCGTGTTCTGTCAGCTTGTTTACTTCAATGGTATCACTGCGTGAAGGGTGAAATTCATGGGTGTTCCTGTCAGCCATCTCCATGGTTTTCGCAATGCTGCAAGCCTTTTCAAACGTTAGATCTTCTGTGTTCAATAGTTTGTTTTGTATCTTCGGGTTGTTCAGTCCACACACGAATCGGTCTCGTAACGCCCGATTCAAGTACTCGCCATAATTACAATGGACGGCTAGTTTCTTCAAGGCCAACACATAATCACTAACTGACTCCTCAGATTTTTGATTTCGGGTACCAAAATGGAAACTCTGAGCAATTTCAAGCGGTTTCGGGTTGTAGTGCTTCTCCAAGATTCGAACAATGTCAGTAAAGAGCGTGTCCTTAGGCTTTGCGGGCGCCAACAAATTACTGAGCGTTGAATACACCTCCGGTCCCACTTCTGTAAGGAAAATTGCACGTTTCCTGTTTGCTACCAGTTGGTTGGCGGCAGCGCTTCCCTCTTCCGTTGTCTCCACAATGTTGTTGGCTGTAAAGAACATTTCCATCCTCTCGACGTACGCACTGAACGTTTCACGTTCAACGTTGAATTCACCAACACGCCCAAATTGGCCACTCGTGTTAGTGCTGGTCATCTTGTACGCCACAACACACACAGCGTTGTCCAAAAACCATGCACTATCAATTGAGATGGAAAAACGACcgatcctcgtc harbors:
- the LOC137976921 gene encoding uncharacterized protein — encoded protein: MTSTNTSGQFGRVGEFNVERETFSAYVERMEMFFTANNIVETTEEGSAAANQLVANRKRAIFLTEVGPEVYSTLSNLLAPAKPKDTLFTDIVRILEKHYNPKPLEIAQSFHFGTRNQKSEESVSDYVLALKKLAVHCNYGEYLNRALRDRFVCGLNNPKIQNKLLNTEDLTFEKACSIAKTMEMADRNTHEFHPSRSDTIEVNKLTEHGRENINKNTEQLSCPRCGGSHSGQSCKFKSARCYKCSKVGHLASVCRSKDERKKGRVHKVHVSESGNDECENDDELGIYSLVFA